The Cyclobacteriaceae bacterium DNA segment TGTAACCGGCTTGTACCTGAATGCGCAGTTTATCCTTACCAATTCGGTAACCCAACATGGGATTAAAAGTGAAGCCGCCACGCTCTTTAAAATCAGAAGCCCACCACGGCTCAGGAGCTAGAAAACGGCCCCAGGCATAACCCGCATTGATTTGAAGAAAGAACGCATTACTGCGCTGCTCCCTATCGAAAATAATTCCTGCCATTAAAGGGAATAAACGCCAATCGTTGTACACATCCATTCCAACGCCTAACCCAACTTTCACGGTAGGGGTCAGTCTGGCGCCATGCATGGTCAGCATGCTCAACGTAAAATCCTTTCCTCGCGGACAATATCCGCAACCAATGAGTGCACCAGTTGTAAATTGATTGAAGTAGCGTTTATCGCTTACGATCAATGAATCCGTTTGCGCAAAACAGAATTTGCTTAAAGTCAGAATGCTTATTAACAAGCTATACCAGCGTACACGATTATTCATCCTGAACCTGGATATGGCTTAGCAGGGAAATATTATTCAAATCGCTATAATCGTATTGAAAAATTCCATCTTCACCAATAAGCATTAGGACGCCACCTAAAGGTATCGCATCATAGGCATGAATGTTTTTATAATGCTTGATCAGGTTCTGATCAATCTTCAACTTATCGGTAGCATCATAGATTTTCAAACCATCATCGCCATCGCAAATGAACAAAACCGGATCATCCACACCCAAACCATGCGGATTGTGCATAGGATATACCTTTACCAAGGAAGGTGAAGCCAGATTGGAAATATCCAGTACTTCCAACTGATTGGCAAATCCCTGGCATTGCGTACCTGACCGCAACGTTACATACGCATAGTCACCGCTTACCACAACCGGATCGCAGCTGTTGATATGTGAATAGGTAGATATTTTTTCTGGATTTTCAGGCGTTGCCAAATCATAGATATGCATGCCACTGCGCGCACCAATGAAGAGCTTATTGTCATACGGAAAAATGGTCTCAATATCCCACATCACGTACTGTGATGATTTCTTCTCGGGTGCAGATGCAATGCTGATGTCAGTAACATGAATATTACCACCATCCAGCATGTATAAATAATCGTTGCTGATGGTAAACCGCGCCATAGAACCACCAACACCGGTAGTATTGCCTGGTGCAATGGCCGCTTTTGAATCGAAGGAAGCTGCATTTGCCATGAACACACCACCTCCCCAACGGAAACCACCCCAGGTCTCAAACATTACGGGATAATCACAAGACGATTCCTCAGTTGTCACCTGCTTCTCTACCCAATCGGTAACCACACCCATTTCTGTACTTGCATAAAAGCCCAAGCTGTTATAGCTGATGAATATATTTTCCATGCGGGCGATTTCTTTTACCTGCTCCAGATTGGAGATATCCAATGCAACCAGGTCAATGTAACTATCGGCATAAAGGGTGGTATTGCGGATAGCCAGGTCATAATTACCCGGAATGGTAATAAAGCTTTTGGTTACCGGATTTTCAGGATCACGATTATCGATTACATGAATCCCTTCACCCGGCTGATTCACAAACAAATAACCATCTTTAAAATAAATTTTACCCAAGCCCTGAAGCTCACGGGGTGACTCCTGTTTAACACCTGCACGTATAGTGGCTAATGGGGTATAAACCGGTTCGAAATAGGTGTACGAAAAAGATTCTGTACATCGGTCATTGCAACCTTCAAGCAATATACTCAAGCCAAGTAAGGCGGAGAGAATAAGTAAGGCCAGCAGACGATTGGTTCGAACAACTGTTGTCATAGGTTTTGGGTTTTGTTAGGTTAGACCCTGTGCCACAACCAATGGTTGGAAGGTCTATTTAAAAATATATCGGAACCGCAACGCCACATCGTAGGTGATGGGTGATGCTTCAGCTGATACTTCTGCCTTATACATGGAATTCAGCGCATAACGAAACCCCGGGTTAACGGCAATCCTATACCGGTCGGAGAAACGGTAGCTGAATTCTGTGCCAACCAACCCGCTAAACAACACGGGGCGGTAAGGTGAATCTTCACCCGACCCTTGCGAAACCTTGGAGACATTGTCGCTGTCGGGTGTCAGGGTGTTTACAATAAAAATGTCAGTAGCCACACCCCCGTTAACCTGTATGGCAAATTTCCGGTCGACCAATACATAACCAAGCTGTGTTGGCACGCTGATGTATTGCAAATTACTGTTTACGCTATACGGGCTGGTGGTAATGGCATAGTTGGCAGGCCCGTTAGCAAAATCATTCAATGAAGCTTTTAATGAAGCCGATTCCATCGAAGCAATGTTGGACATGTAAGAAGCGTTTTGTGTCAGGTAGCTGATACCGCCTTGCAACACCAACCGATTGGTGATTTTACCGCCCACCTGCACCCCAAACGAAAAACTGCTTCCTGTAGAAGGGTTGCTGTCCATGCTGCTCGTTGAACCGCCTAAACTATTCGATTGAATCATGGTACCGTTGCCGGAATTTGGATTGAATGTTCCCGCACCAAACGCCACGGAGGTCCATAACTCTTCTTGTCTGGATTTCTTTTTGTCTTCCTCCGCATACTTTTTCTCCTCATCTTTTAATTTGGCCAACAATACCATACCTGGATCAGCGGTTGATTCACTTTCCTTTTTGGCAATGACCAACTCCGGATTATTTACTACGATGAGTGGTGGTAATTTTCTGCTATTCAGAATTTTATCGTTATTCTGAGCGACTAATACTTCGGACGATTTTTTGATCTCTTCATCACGCTTATTTTCATAGGCATCATTTTCGGCCAACAGTTTCTCGTCAAGGGCACTTGAATTATTCTGACTACTTCCGGAAATATCAATTTGCTGATCGGTTTTAATGTTAGTTTTTATGTTAGTGCCCGACTTTTGAACTCCGGTTACTTCTGTTTGATTATTTGTTGCTTCCAGCATCTGATTACTTGACAGCGATGCATCAGGTGTTGAGGAGTTGGAAGCGACTGAAGAGGTGGCCGGTGTTTCTGATGGTACGCCATCCGTATTGGCCGCACCGGGATTTTCGTTCGAACCCGGAACAATATCCTGCTCTTGTTGGACAGACTCGTTTTGAGCGATCTCGTTGTTGCGCTCGGGCGCTACCTGCAGGTAATAAACCCCGGCTACACCCATTGCAAAGATCAGTGATGCGGCCGCAAGCATCTGGTAAAACAACATGCGTTTCTTCATCTTGCCCCCGGCAGCACGCTCAAGGTCAAGTTCAACGTTCGTCCAAACGGCATCAGACGGACTTACCTCCGCCCCCTCAAAGGCATCGCTCCACTTCTTCTCAAAATCTCCCTTCTCCATATGCTTTGTACTGTTTTGATTCTGCTTTTAGTTTTTCCTGTAAGAGGGCTCTTGCACGGGCAAACTGCGACTTGGAAGTTCCTTCAGAGATTCCCAGCATCTCTGCAATTTCTTTATGGCTGTATCCTTCAATAGCAAATAGGTTGAATACAATCTGGCAACCCTGTGGCAGGGATTGAATCATGGCGAGCAACTCGGTAAAGTGCAAGCCGGACAGACTCTCGGGTGCTTCCTGGTGATCGGTTTTTTCAATATCCACCATCGGATACAGGTAAAGCTTTTTACGATGGTGGTTGAGGGCCGTGTTCACCATAATTCTCGTCATCCACGTTTCAAGTTTAGCGTCTTGCCTAAAACCATCTAAACCCTGAAAAACCTTAACAAAGCCCTCTTGTAATATGTCTTCAGCCTCCGCTGTTGATTTCGAATACCGAAGACAAACCACCATCAGTTTCTTGCAAAAACGGTCGTACAAAGCCCGCTGAGCAGCCCTGCTCCCTTTGCGGCAACCTTCAATAAGCTCCTTTTCATTGAGCATGCTCCCGATATAACGGCCGTTTTGCATGATTAGACACCCACTCGCAGTAAAAAGTTGGAGGGGGTAAAGATTATTATTTTAGTTTTAAAGCAAATGAAGAAATACGCTTTTATCCTGCTCCTGTTTAGTGCTTGTACCCCAATTCCTTATGGCAGTACAGGCTCAAACACAACCAAAAACCTGCTTTTAACCGATTACGTGTACGAGGCAAACATTAAAACGGTTCGGCTTTTCCGGGCAGAAAATGATCCTTTTAGCCAACAATTTCCGGCTGTGGCCCGAATCGGGCAAACCAACCTCATTTTGGAGTTTGACGACCTGCATACGGAACGGGATAATTACTACTTCCGGATTATTCACTGCAACCAAAACTGGACGAAGTCATCGCTGATGGATCTGGACTTTTTAACCGACTACAACGAATTCCCCATCAATAATTTTGAATTTTCATTGGATACGTGGATACCCTATGTGCACTACTGGGCACAAATGCCATTAGTAAAACTTCCGGGCAATTATGTGGTGGTCGTGTATCGTGGTTCTGATAAAGAAGACATTATCCTAAGCAAGCGCTTTATGGTCTACGATCCGCGTGTGGTGTTTCTTCGTGATGGAGGAATCATGAGTTCAGGTGTTTCAGCGGTGCGTAATCAGCAAATCAATTTTACGTTGAACTATAAGAATATTGAACTTATCAATCCCATAGAAACGGTTAATGTTACCGTTCGACAAAATCAACGGTGGGATAACCTGGTACAGGAAGTTAAGCCAGCCTTTGTACGGGAGAATGTGCAGGAACTGGAGTACCGGTTCTTCGATGAGAAAAATATGTTTAAAGGTGGCAATGAATTTCGCTTTTTCGATTTACGATCACTCATTTATCCAGGAAGAAACGTGGCGTATATGGACAAGAACCGATCACCTTGGGTGGCTTACATTGAAAAAGATAAGAATCGTTCCGATGAAGCTTACTCGCAATACCCGGATTACAATGGAAATTATTTAATCGATAACTACGACTACCGGAGAGTGAATGCAGCGAATTATGTAAACGTAGCCTTTACCCTTTCTTCTCCCCCGGTTGATGGGGAGGTGTTTGTTACCGGTGCCTTTACGCAATGGAATCAAGGCCGCGAAAATAAAATGCAATACGACTCGGCTAAACGCGAGTACACTACATCTGCCCTATTGAAACAAGGCTGGTACGATTACCAGTACGTAGTCAAATCAAAAACATTACCCCCCTGGCATTTTGAAGGAACGCATTTCCAAACCGAAAATTTATACGAGGTATTTGTTTACTACCGGTCGTTTCAACCTTTGGCAGATCTGTTGATCGGGTACCAGGTGTTTAGTGAGAATGGGAGGTGAGGTATTTTTTTTAATAACCCGTTGATCAACGGTCGAATATTCCGCGCCATGCGCGGGCTGCATTTCAATCACTCCTTAATCTTTGGCGCGGTGTAAATTAAAATCAATTACCCCGACCTCACGGTCGTGGCTATCGAGATGTCGCCCTTACAGGGCTCATGACATTAAAAACAGAATTGACAACAACAAAGCTCCGTAGGAGCGGCATTTCATTAGAACAACAAAATAAATTGTATTTGTGTCGACTACGACCTACCCATGAAATGCACAATTGCTTGCGACACATACGCACGCCCACGGAACAAGGTGATTAATCACTTTTTAAAATAATACAAATCAAATCCCGCCTTTTTGAAGGATGGAATTACTACGATTTCACTTTCAGGAAAAAGAAACTGTTCAAACGACACTTGCTTCTCCAGTTTCTCTTTAGCCTTTTTCTCCATGAAGGCGTATGACTTCCCCACTCTTACGGTTCTAAAGGGGGAAATGCCCGGAACATCTTCATGAATTTTGGGCTTACCGGTCAAAACACCTGCATCATCAATCGTGTAGGTTACATTGGTCGACTTTAAGCCAATAACCAATTCATGCTTATCCTCACCCGGGCGAAAGGCAATGTCCCGATCGTATGGCAATGCGTGTACCCTGAAAAATTTATCATCGGTGAGTTCTGTGCGTTCCGATTCCTGCAATTGCCAAACGGGGTTTCCGTTCAGGTCAAACTTGTGTATGTAGAAGCCTTCGTATTCGGATGCTACATTTTTAAAAGGCTTGGGCCCTAATAAACCAAAGGCGTAAAAGCTTTTTGTTTTTTCATCAAGCAACAGATTTGCAAATGCCACATCGGTTAGGTTATTACGGGTTGTAGTAGAAGTCATACCGCCTGCTCCGCCAGGCCCGGCACCCGGAGTGGTTGATGTAACGGATGCAAATGTTCTGTCATAGTTAACAATGTCTTCAAATGACGCTGATTGCGGCCAGTACACATAACTCATCCGTGTGAACTTGTTCTTCAGGGTAATACCAAACTTCATGGTGCGTTTTATTTCGCCCTCGGCATTAAAGGTTACTACCTGAAAATCGTTTTTGCCAAAATCAGGGTACGTGGTTTTGGAAGCCAGGTAATGCTCCTCCCGTACGCTGCCCATGTAAAACCAGAAGGAGGTATTTTCATCCGCCAAAACAGCGGGCACATTAAGGGTAATGGTTTTGGATGAAAAATCAGTATGACTGAAACGTGTCAACAACAATTTTTCCTCTGCTTTCTTTTTAGGATGCCTTTCATCGCCATTTTGGGATGTGAGGTAATACAGGTATTGATCATCACAAAAGATTGATAGCAATGACTTACCAAGTTGTTGTGGTTTATCAGACTTAAATTTTCGGACAGTACCCTTCAGATCAATCTGGGTAATTTGAGGTTCATATTTGCCAAATCCACTAAGCGTACCCATTTCCAAGGTATAGATATACTCGCCATTTGGTGTAGCCATCAATTTGTCTATATCAAGCTTATCGTAAAGTGGTTTTATTTCGATTGACCATACTTGTTCCCCGCTTTGATTATACCGGATAAGTTTCTTTGGTTGCTTGCCAACAACCCTTGGCCTATCGGTTTTAAGCACAAAACCTGATGTAAAGTGAAGGGTTTCAACCACTTCCTCGTAAGGCTTCAGGTCAACCCGGGTGTGTTTGTCCTGTGCGTTTAGGGATGGTGCGATAAATACAAATAACATGAGGTGTATTAACGCATGCTTTATAAACCACATAGGCACATAGCGTACATAGTTGATCATGTCTATTCTTCTGAACATCGTCATTCGTCTCTTTTATAATTTTCGCTTTAGCCGCACGCTGTCGGCATAATTATTTTCCTGAAAGGTGAATGGAAAACTGGCGTGAATTTCCGCATCGGTAATGGTAAACACCGAACCGTGTAACAGGTTATGGCCGAATGCATCCATTACAATTTCATTTACGTTTTCGGGATTGTAGTAATACCAACGCCCTACATTTATCCATGCCTGTAATTCCACCTCACCGCTGTTGCCATTATTAAGCGGGATGAACTCAACTGTTTTGAACGCTGCCCCTAAAATACTGTCGGCATCAAGGGTAATATTAAATAACCCTTTCTCAACAATGCCTAAAGCGGGAATTGATTTGTACCGGTAACCTTCATACACGCGCACCTGCGAGGCAGAAGATTCTTTTAACACCACCACCTGTACGTTGGTATGTCCCTCCAACTCAAGCGTGGCAGTTGGATTGCTCCCATCGGCTTCAACTGAAAACCAGAGTTTGGCGTAATTGAAGTGATCAGTAAATAAGGCGTTGGTGATGGCTCCGCTTAAATCAGCTGCGGAAATATCCGTGCTTCGCAGTACGTAGTTCATACCATCTACGGTGAGGTAGCCAACAATCATATCCAACTGAACAATGAGTTTGAAGGTACCGGTTGAGCCTACGAAGGTTCCTTTGTAAACCCCCGTGGCTTTGTTGTCATCTGCAGGTTTGGCTGAGGCCTGGTCTTCAATTTCAATTACCGGCTCGGGCTCGGGTTGCACTTTTTCGGTGTTGCAACTAAAAAGGAATACCGACAATACTAAAACCAAGCAGGCAGATTTCGCTCCATCACTCACCCTACCCGTCCGCCTGCCTACCGCAGGCAGGCTCGCATGACGATTTTGATATTGAATTGAACTACTCATCATAAAAAATAAGGTTTTCAGTAATGGCAGAGGCATACGCGCGGCAATAGGTATCACCCACATCAACCCAGGTAAAGGAAAAGTTGCCGGTGCCTGACTGTATGTTCATTACATTGGTATCGCCCTGCCATTGCCAGGTTCCATTGGTAAATTCTGATCCAAACAGGAAAGCATTATAGTTACCGTTACTGTTGAAGTACAGGTCAAATAAAATAATGCTGCCCACATCCGACTTTACTTCGTCTCCCAACCACAGGGTGTTGTACAACAGTGTTTTGTTGATGGGCCGTACCGGAGCAATGCGCGAGTTGGCTGTTTCGCCCAGGCTATTGCCGGCCCGCACGCGGTAGAAATACTTTTTATCTGCGTTGAGCCCGGTAACATCATGCGAAGTACCGGTTACCTGTTTGGCGGCATAGCCCGCTAACGGCACAGTAAACTCTACGTTTTCACTTACCTCCAGCACGTAAAACTTTGCACCGGTTACAGCTTGCCAGTTGGCGGTAAAGGAGGTGCCGGTTACGGCAGTAGCTGAGGCAATCTCGGGTGCTTCCGTGAGTTCAACATCGGGGTCGCCCTCTTCCGAGCAGGAGATGGTTAGTGTAATGGCACTAACCAACAACAAACTGCAAACAATTCTTAATTTATCTTTTATCATACACTCTAATTCGTTCCTTTCATTTATAAACATTTCTTCTTTTCGTTCTCTTTAACATCAGAGTCCCCTGCCTGCGGCAGGCAAGTCTGCGAGTGACTCTGATGAGGTGTTATACACTCAATTCATCCTTTCATTTTATAAACTTTCAAAACTTTCATTCGACTTACCTTAACACTCATTTACACCTTAGAGTCCTCTACCCCGCCTGCCTGACGTTAGGCAGATAGGTAAGTCTTGAGTAACTCTGATGGGGCTTTAGAGTTTTAGCAGAAGAGCTGATAATCCAATGCACGTCAAAGCAAAAATGATATTTTGATAATCCATCGATTCAATTTTGTTCTTTACAATAACAATTATTATAGTGATGACCAAAATTAGAATACTAATGACCATTGATACTAGCTGTGAACCAACCATAATCATTACTCCTATTCCTGACTGTCCATCAAAGTGCTTCGTTGCCTCAACTGATCTCAGTTCATACTCTGACCAAATTGTAATAACAAAAGCTACTAATAAGATAATCGATAAAATTATTTTAAAAACTCTCATGCTCAATAACATTACTTATTCTCCTTGCTTAGTTCTTGCTCTCTCGGCTTCACGTAATATTGCAACTACTCCTTTTCTATAAATTTTCTCAGCCTCACGTTGCAGTTTATTACCTGAAACATCATTGATAAACTTTTGAGTATCCCCATCATTAAATATCGTAATGTTACTCCCTTGGTTCTGCTGATTTGATTTCCAATTTTTCCATAATGCTAACATCCCTATGAATGTTTTTTGACCTTGCAATGCTGCAATTGTTTCACCAGACATCTTACCTGTTCTCCATGGAGTTTCTATTCCTAGTTTTTCTGCCGTTTCTCCCTTTAAAGCTCTATTTACTCGTTCTACCATTTTAATATCAGCTTGTAACGTTCTAACATCTTCAACATAACCTTGAGATGGACCTCCAATTTTGACAGCTTCAGAATATTCAATATCATGAGCCTTAGCAATCGCGTCAGCAATATCAATAGGTTGCCAACTAAAATCATAGTCGAATCCATTTCCTTGTTGGGTAATGGAGCCACCTCCTGAATATAGCCCATGGGTCTGAGCAGATGCAACTGCGCTATTTCTTTCCAGGTCCCACCTTTCTTTGAGTAACTCACCGCTAGCATTTATAAATTGATGTAGGACTCCTTCACCTCGTGGACCATGCCCACCTGCGTTGTATCTACCTGCAGGAGTTCCTCCATGAGCAGCCAATTCATTCTCACTCATTTTATAATACACATAGTCTTCGGTGTGGATTATAGCTCCATTTCCTGCTACAATATGTACACGTCTTACGTACTCCAATCCATCCAAATCAATTCCGTCAATCGGTCGGTTAGAAGCAAATTGATAAGGCGTTAGCATCGGGTAACTTTTCGTGAGCGGATCCACACTTAAAAACTTACCATAGCGCGGGTTATAAATTCTAAAGCCGTAGTCATAGCTGGTATCGCCCCAGGTGTTTTCGGTGTCTTTTTCTTTGCCGTTAAAGCCGTAGCGGTAGGCCCCGGCCCCCTCCTCACCTCCCCCGCTGTATGTGCGGCCGGGCATTTCGCTGCCAAAGGCATAGTAGTCGGTAGCGGCTACAATTTTGGCAAAGGCGCTGTCAGGCGAGATGTTGATGTTGTCGGTTACCACGCTCAGCACGTTGCCCAGGTGGTTGGTGAGTTCGTAGTGTTTAAAGTCAAGTGTTTGCATTCTCATCTAAACATAAAGAAAAAAAAACAAGATAGATTTCACTCTTCTCAAAAAAATTATAGTGTCGAAATACAACGTTTTGTACACCTTATAATTATCAGATTCACAGCTAATTGTCACCATAACGATTTCAATTCAAAATTTGGTCTAGTATAAAGCTACTGGATGAAATAGTACAATTTACCAGTTAAAAAGCCATAAAGTTCTCTAGGTTTGGCATCTAATTTAGGACTCAATGGTTTGTAACACGGATGCACATCTACAGATTAACAGGAGAGTCTTCCGCGCCATGAACAGTCTTGCATTTCAATCACGCATCATCTTTGGTGCGGGATAAATTAATAATCATTAGCCCCGACCTCACGGTCGTGGCTATCGAGATGTCGCCCTTACAGGGCTCTTAACCTAAACAGAATTTAATCAACAGCATCAATACGGCTATAGATACAAAGCTCGGTAGGAGCGACATCATAATAGAAAAGAAAATTAACATTAACGTGTCGACTGCGACCTACCCATGAAATGCGCCATTGCTTACAACACGGATGCACGCCTTTAAATCAGGCGAACAATACACACTCATTCATCTTCTTAACATCAGAGTCCTCTTCGAGTGACTCTGATGGGGTATTATTCATTTTTTCAATATTCTGTATTTTAGGAATTTCAGTGAAGCGGTAGCTAAAACAAATGATGAGAAATATAGTATTCTATCAAGATTTATCTGATTGCCTTGGACGATCACAACAACTAGTGCCATTAAGGTCACTACTGAAATAGGAACTAGGAGTAATAAGAAAAAATTAATAACTCTTATTAGAGCCTCTCTATTCATTTTAGTCTTCAATTATTTATTCGGACCATTCGTCCTATCTCTCCGGCTACAGGGACATTTACTGCTCAATTGCCTTATAAATTAGCTCGCGCCCTGCATCTCCATATAAGCTATAATTCCATTCATTTTCATTACGAATTAACACTTGAACATACTTTGGATCATCCCATTTTACAGTTCCTAAATGTGCTAGAAAGGACGCAACATCGAAATGATTGTAGGAACCTATATAAATAGGACCGATAATACTTTTAGTTCCACCATACCATGCTGTAAAAGGTTCAACATTGACACTCTCCACAGAACGAATGTCCAAGGACAAATTCCTATAGCTAAATGAGTTTACTTCCCTAATTCTTTCCTCTTCATCTTCCGAGCCTGAAAAAACCAGAATAACTGTAGTCACAAAACTCATAATGATATTGGAAATTCAAATTATTGTTTTCGCT contains these protein-coding regions:
- a CDS encoding sigma-70 family RNA polymerase sigma factor, whose translation is MQNGRYIGSMLNEKELIEGCRKGSRAAQRALYDRFCKKLMVVCLRYSKSTAEAEDILQEGFVKVFQGLDGFRQDAKLETWMTRIMVNTALNHHRKKLYLYPMVDIEKTDHQEAPESLSGLHFTELLAMIQSLPQGCQIVFNLFAIEGYSHKEIAEMLGISEGTSKSQFARARALLQEKLKAESKQYKAYGEGRF
- a CDS encoding DUF5103 domain-containing protein, producing MKKYAFILLLFSACTPIPYGSTGSNTTKNLLLTDYVYEANIKTVRLFRAENDPFSQQFPAVARIGQTNLILEFDDLHTERDNYYFRIIHCNQNWTKSSLMDLDFLTDYNEFPINNFEFSLDTWIPYVHYWAQMPLVKLPGNYVVVVYRGSDKEDIILSKRFMVYDPRVVFLRDGGIMSSGVSAVRNQQINFTLNYKNIELINPIETVNVTVRQNQRWDNLVQEVKPAFVRENVQELEYRFFDEKNMFKGGNEFRFFDLRSLIYPGRNVAYMDKNRSPWVAYIEKDKNRSDEAYSQYPDYNGNYLIDNYDYRRVNAANYVNVAFTLSSPPVDGEVFVTGAFTQWNQGRENKMQYDSAKREYTTSALLKQGWYDYQYVVKSKTLPPWHFEGTHFQTENLYEVFVYYRSFQPLADLLIGYQVFSENGR
- a CDS encoding fibronectin type III domain-containing protein codes for the protein MIKDKLRIVCSLLLVSAITLTISCSEEGDPDVELTEAPEIASATAVTGTSFTANWQAVTGAKFYVLEVSENVEFTVPLAGYAAKQVTGTSHDVTGLNADKKYFYRVRAGNSLGETANSRIAPVRPINKTLLYNTLWLGDEVKSDVGSIILFDLYFNSNGNYNAFLFGSEFTNGTWQWQGDTNVMNIQSGTGNFSFTWVDVGDTYCRAYASAITENLIFYDE
- a CDS encoding RHS repeat-associated core domain-containing protein, which produces MQTLDFKHYELTNHLGNVLSVVTDNINISPDSAFAKIVAATDYYAFGSEMPGRTYSGGGEEGAGAYRYGFNGKEKDTENTWGDTSYDYGFRIYNPRYGKFLSVDPLTKSYPMLTPYQFASNRPIDGIDLDGLEYVRRVHIVAGNGAIIHTEDYVYYKMSENELAAHGGTPAGRYNAGGHGPRGEGVLHQFINASGELLKERWDLERNSAVASAQTHGLYSGGGSITQQGNGFDYDFSWQPIDIADAIAKAHDIEYSEAVKIGGPSQGYVEDVRTLQADIKMVERVNRALKGETAEKLGIETPWRTGKMSGETIAALQGQKTFIGMLALWKNWKSNQQNQGSNITIFNDGDTQKFINDVSGNKLQREAEKIYRKGVVAILREAERARTKQGE